The nucleotide sequence CCGACGCCTAAATGGCTAATGGCGGGACGTCTGTGCTCTAATGGTCCTCGCACCCGTCGGGTGAGTATTTTCGACCGGCTCCCGGGCCACAGCGATTAGCGAGGAACGAATGGCGCGCAAGGTCCAGGTCATCCTGAGCGACGACCTCGACGAGAATCTCCCGGCCGACGAGACCGTCAGCTTCTCCCTCGACGGCACGTCGTACGAGATCGATCTCGCGGAGAAGAACGCCGCGGAGATGCGCGACGCTCTCGCCCGGTACGTCTCGGCGGCGCGGAAGGTGGGCCGCGGCACGCGGTCCTCCGGTGGTGGCCGTTCCCGGGCGACCGGTGGGGGCGGCCGCATGGACCGCGAGCAGGCCGGCGCGATCCGCGACTGGGCGCGCAAGAACGGTCACCCGGTCAGCGACCGGGGTCGCATCCCCGCCAGTGTCGTCGAGGCCTACGAGGCCGCCCACTGACGAAGGCTCCCCCCGGAGTCCTTCGACGGCCCGGTCCCCTCCGGGGGGCCGGGCCGTCGGCGTTCCCGGGGCGGCACGCCGTCGTCCGCTCACGGCGTAACGGGGCTGGAACACCACCTTCCCGGGCGTGGTTGGAACGGACAGCCACCCACCGACCCGCCGCACGACGACGGGACGGCGTGGTCCGCGACTACAGTGGAAAGACCGGTGCCCCCAGCGCCGACGGACGTCGGGTGCTCCTTCCCAGACCAGGGGAGGACAGTGCCGGACCAGCCGGTCGAAGGAGAAGCAGCAGATGTTCGAACGGTTCACCGACCGAGCCCGCCGCGTTGTTGTCCTGGCCCAGGAAGAGGCCCGGATGCTCAACCACAACTACATCGGCACCGAGCACATCCTCCTGGGCCTGATCCACGAGGGTGAGGGTGTCGCCGCCAAGGCACTGGAGTCCCTCGGCATCTCGCTCGAGGGCGTCCGCCAGCAGGTCGAGGAGATCATCGGACAGGGCCAGCAGGCGCCGTCCGGTCACATCCCCTTCACCCCGCGGGCGAAGAAGGTGCTGGAGCTGTCGCTGCGCGAGGCGCTGCAGCTCGGCCACAACTACATCGGCACCGAGCACATCCTGCTCGGCCTGATCCGCGAGGGCGAGGGCGTCGCCGCCCAGGTC is from Blastococcus sp. HT6-4 and encodes:
- a CDS encoding Lsr2 family protein; this encodes MARKVQVILSDDLDENLPADETVSFSLDGTSYEIDLAEKNAAEMRDALARYVSAARKVGRGTRSSGGGRSRATGGGGRMDREQAGAIRDWARKNGHPVSDRGRIPASVVEAYEAAH